In Synechocystis sp. PCC 6714, the following are encoded in one genomic region:
- a CDS encoding acetolactate synthase large subunit produces the protein MGEMNTAELLVQCLENEDVEYIFGVPGEENLHILEALKNSPIRFITTRHEQGAAFMADVYGRLTGKAGVCLSTLGPGATNLMTGVADANLDGAPLVAITGQVGTDRMHIESHQYLDLVAMFDPVTKWTRQIVRPSITPEVVRKAFKLAQSEKPGATHIDLPENIAAMPVDGKPLRRDSREKVYAAFRTLGTAANAISKAKNPIILAGNGTIRAEASEALTEFATSLNIPVANTFMGKGTIPYTHPLSLWTVGLQQRDHITCAFEKSDLVIAVGYDLIEYSPKKWNPSGELPIIHIGSTPAEIDSSYIPQVEVVGDITDSLMDLLKRCDRQGKPTPYGASLRADIRAEYECYANDTGFPVKPQKIIYDLRQVMGPDDVVISDVGAHKMWMARHYHCDSPNTCLISNGFAAMGIAIPGAIAAKLVYPDRNIVAVTGDGGFMMNCQELETAMRVGTPFVTLIFNDNGYGLIEWKQINQFGEASFIKFGNPDFVKFAESMGLKGYRVEAAADLIPILKEALAQPVPTVIDCPVDYRENIRFSQKAGELACEIWE, from the coding sequence ATGGGGGAAATGAACACCGCAGAATTATTGGTTCAATGTCTGGAAAATGAAGACGTTGAATATATTTTTGGCGTACCAGGGGAAGAAAATCTCCACATCCTCGAAGCGCTAAAAAACTCGCCCATTCGCTTTATTACCACCCGCCACGAACAGGGAGCGGCTTTTATGGCCGACGTTTACGGTCGTTTAACTGGTAAAGCAGGGGTTTGTCTTTCCACCCTTGGGCCCGGAGCTACTAACCTGATGACCGGGGTAGCCGATGCCAATTTGGACGGTGCTCCCCTAGTGGCCATCACAGGACAGGTGGGCACAGACCGGATGCACATCGAATCCCATCAATATTTAGACCTGGTGGCCATGTTCGACCCGGTGACTAAATGGACCAGGCAAATTGTCCGCCCCAGCATTACCCCGGAAGTGGTCCGTAAAGCCTTTAAATTGGCCCAGAGTGAGAAGCCCGGAGCCACCCACATTGATTTACCGGAAAATATTGCCGCTATGCCGGTGGATGGTAAACCCCTACGGCGGGACAGTCGGGAAAAAGTTTATGCCGCCTTTCGTACTTTGGGCACAGCGGCCAACGCTATTTCTAAGGCCAAAAACCCCATTATTCTGGCCGGCAATGGCACTATCCGAGCCGAAGCCAGTGAAGCCCTGACGGAATTTGCCACCAGTTTAAATATTCCCGTGGCCAACACCTTTATGGGCAAAGGCACCATCCCCTACACCCATCCCCTTTCCCTCTGGACGGTGGGGCTACAACAACGGGATCACATTACCTGTGCCTTTGAAAAAAGTGATCTTGTGATTGCGGTGGGCTACGACCTGATTGAGTATTCCCCAAAAAAATGGAATCCCAGCGGCGAGTTGCCCATTATTCACATCGGCAGTACCCCGGCGGAAATTGACAGCAGTTACATTCCCCAGGTGGAAGTGGTGGGGGATATTACCGATTCCCTGATGGATTTGCTCAAACGGTGCGATCGCCAGGGTAAACCGACTCCCTACGGGGCTTCTCTCCGGGCCGATATCCGGGCAGAGTATGAATGTTATGCCAACGACACGGGTTTTCCCGTTAAGCCCCAGAAAATTATTTATGATCTACGCCAGGTGATGGGCCCCGATGATGTGGTGATTTCCGATGTGGGGGCCCATAAAATGTGGATGGCCCGCCATTATCACTGTGATAGTCCCAACACCTGTTTAATTTCTAACGGTTTTGCCGCCATGGGCATTGCCATTCCCGGGGCGATCGCCGCTAAGTTAGTCTATCCTGACCGAAATATTGTAGCGGTGACGGGGGACGGCGGTTTTATGATGAACTGCCAAGAATTGGAAACAGCTATGCGGGTGGGTACGCCCTTTGTCACCCTAATTTTTAACGACAATGGCTATGGGTTGATTGAGTGGAAACAAATTAACCAGTTTGGCGAAGCTAGCTTTATTAAATTTGGCAATCCGGACTTTGTGAAATTTGCCGAAAGTATGGGGCTAAAAGGCTATCGGGTGGAAGCGGCAGCAGATTTAATTCCCATTTTGAAGGAAGCTTTGGCCCAACCAGTACCCACCGTCATTGACTGTCCAGTGGACTATCGGGAAAATATCCGCTTCTCCCAAAAAGCAGGGGAATTGGCCTGCGAAATTTGGGAATAA
- a CDS encoding NADPH-dependent F420 reductase, with product MKIGFWGSGNMARVLGGAWSVAGHQVVFGSRDAAKSGDVAEQIGTGAIGGTNDEIAESCEVIVSSVRAVPSSFLTSTSALAGKVIIDLNNRDFPREYKPEEFLNSLAEATQKDVPSAKVVKALNNQAMEVFNCDAAALREAGVQAFIAGDDDKAKQIVVELLNDIGLKPVDFGLLSNAWLLELQADILRTYMFATGNALVTPGFIEAPRAEPRFGERRKGTY from the coding sequence ATGAAGATTGGTTTTTGGGGCAGTGGAAACATGGCGCGAGTACTTGGAGGTGCTTGGTCAGTAGCAGGGCATCAAGTAGTTTTTGGTTCACGCGATGCGGCAAAGTCTGGTGACGTAGCTGAGCAGATTGGTACAGGTGCCATTGGTGGAACAAACGACGAGATTGCCGAATCTTGTGAGGTCATTGTCAGTTCTGTACGCGCTGTGCCTTCCAGCTTCCTAACATCAACCTCAGCATTGGCAGGCAAAGTAATCATAGATTTAAATAATCGAGATTTTCCTCGTGAATACAAGCCTGAAGAATTCCTCAATTCTCTAGCAGAAGCAACTCAAAAAGATGTTCCCTCTGCCAAAGTCGTGAAAGCATTAAATAACCAAGCAATGGAGGTTTTTAACTGCGATGCCGCAGCACTCAGAGAGGCAGGTGTACAAGCCTTCATTGCTGGAGATGATGATAAGGCTAAACAGATTGTTGTCGAATTACTCAACGATATTGGGCTTAAGCCAGTCGATTTCGGTTTGTTGTCCAATGCATGGTTGCTGGAACTACAAGCAGACATTCTGAGAACATACATGTTTGCAACTGGAAACGCTTTGGTAACACCAGGTTTTATTGAAGCTCCTCGTGCTGAACCAAGATTTGGAGAACGTCGTAAAGGTACATACTAA
- the fumC gene encoding class II fumarate hydratase: MVNPHRLETDSMGSLEVPIDRLWGAQTQRSLMFFDIGADVMPPDLIRAFAILKKAAAITNRDLGKLPAEKAELIIAAADEIIVGQWLDHFPLRIWQTGSGTQTNMNVNEVIANRAIAIFGGELGSKNPIHPNDHVNMSQSSNDTFPTAMHIAAVEGLHTRLIPSLQALRDSLKEKANDFAGITKIGRTHLMDAVPLTLGQEFSGYVAQLDYGLAQLQHCLPGLLELALGGTAVGTGLNSHPQFAEKVAQEIAQLTGYPFVSAPNKFAALAGHEAIAFTSGVLKSIAASLMKIANDLRWLGSGPRCGLGELILPANEPGSSIMPGKVNPTQCEALTMVCVQVMGNDATIGFAASQGNFELNVFKPVIIHNFLHSLHLLSDGCDSFRQNLVAGLEVNKSRVKDFLDNSLMLVTALNPHIGYDNAALVAKTAFTQGITLKQAAVDLGLLTPEQFDAWVIPEQMITAIAD; the protein is encoded by the coding sequence ATGGTCAATCCTCACCGCCTTGAAACTGACAGTATGGGCTCCCTAGAAGTACCGATTGATCGCCTTTGGGGGGCCCAGACCCAACGTTCTTTGATGTTTTTCGACATTGGTGCTGATGTGATGCCACCGGATTTAATTCGGGCCTTTGCCATCCTCAAAAAGGCGGCGGCCATTACTAACCGGGATTTGGGTAAATTACCAGCGGAAAAGGCAGAGTTAATTATTGCCGCGGCGGACGAAATCATTGTAGGGCAGTGGCTAGACCATTTCCCTTTACGCATTTGGCAAACGGGCAGTGGCACCCAAACCAATATGAACGTCAACGAAGTGATTGCCAATCGGGCGATCGCCATTTTCGGGGGGGAGTTGGGTAGTAAGAACCCCATCCATCCCAATGATCACGTTAATATGTCCCAGTCGTCCAATGATACGTTTCCCACGGCCATGCACATTGCCGCAGTGGAGGGTTTGCACACTAGACTGATTCCCAGCCTCCAAGCCCTGCGGGATAGCCTCAAAGAAAAAGCCAATGATTTTGCTGGCATCACCAAAATTGGTCGTACCCATTTGATGGACGCAGTGCCCCTCACGTTGGGTCAGGAATTTTCCGGCTACGTTGCCCAATTGGACTACGGCTTAGCCCAATTACAGCATTGTTTACCAGGGTTATTAGAGTTGGCCCTAGGGGGAACAGCTGTGGGTACAGGGTTAAATAGTCATCCCCAATTTGCCGAAAAAGTAGCCCAGGAAATTGCCCAATTAACTGGTTATCCCTTCGTTTCCGCCCCCAATAAATTTGCCGCCCTAGCCGGCCACGAGGCGATCGCCTTCACCAGTGGAGTGCTGAAAAGTATTGCCGCTTCTTTAATGAAAATTGCCAATGATCTGCGCTGGTTGGGCTCGGGGCCCCGTTGTGGTTTGGGGGAATTAATCCTGCCGGCCAATGAACCGGGATCATCGATCATGCCGGGAAAAGTTAACCCCACCCAATGCGAAGCTCTGACCATGGTTTGCGTGCAGGTGATGGGCAATGATGCCACCATTGGTTTTGCCGCTAGCCAAGGTAATTTTGAATTGAATGTGTTTAAACCGGTGATCATCCATAATTTTCTCCATTCGTTGCATTTACTCAGTGATGGCTGTGATAGTTTCCGCCAAAATTTGGTGGCCGGGCTAGAGGTAAACAAAAGCAGAGTTAAGGACTTTTTGGACAACTCGTTGATGTTGGTCACTGCCCTCAACCCCCACATCGGTTACGACAATGCGGCCCTAGTGGCTAAAACAGCCTTCACCCAGGGCATTACCCTCAAACAAGCGGCGGTGGATTTGGGTTTGCTCACCCCAGAACAATTTGACGCTTGGGTAATTCCTGAGCAAATGATTACGGCGATCGCCGACTAG
- a CDS encoding Uma2 family endonuclease: protein MSAALTVKLDSLSLSDEQFYQLCLTNRELRFERNSNGDLVIMSPTGGETSNRNGILILRLGLWAERDGTGIFFDSSGGFRLPNGADRSPDVAWLRRERWESLIPEQQQRFVPLCPDFVIELRSPSDDLKPLREKMQEYQENGARLGWLIDRQTRTVEIYRPSQAVEVVENPESLSGEAVLPEFVLELAPIW from the coding sequence ATGTCAGCCGCCCTAACCGTCAAACTTGACAGTCTATCCCTTTCCGATGAGCAGTTTTATCAACTCTGTTTAACCAATCGAGAGTTGCGATTTGAGCGTAATTCCAACGGAGATTTAGTGATCATGTCACCCACCGGAGGGGAAACTAGTAACCGTAATGGCATTTTGATACTACGGCTAGGTCTTTGGGCAGAACGGGATGGCACTGGAATTTTTTTTGATTCTTCCGGGGGCTTCAGGTTACCTAATGGCGCCGACCGATCGCCAGATGTGGCCTGGCTCAGACGGGAACGATGGGAAAGCTTAATCCCAGAACAACAACAGAGATTTGTTCCCCTCTGCCCGGATTTTGTTATTGAATTAAGATCGCCCAGTGATGACCTAAAACCCCTGCGGGAAAAAATGCAAGAGTATCAGGAAAATGGTGCTCGATTGGGTTGGTTAATTGATCGCCAAACTCGCACTGTGGAAATTTATCGTCCTAGTCAGGCTGTGGAAGTTGTGGAAAATCCTGAAAGCCTCAGTGGTGAGGCTGTATTGCCAGAATTTGTTTTAGAATTAGCGCCGATTTGGTAG
- a CDS encoding TIGR04255 family protein — translation MNLPEFERVIYKHNPLVEVVCQLRFPTILKISHQEPVEFQDMIRFKYPLFETTRAQLPPEISQVVQQLGLPLQSDTAYSFKSEDQRWSISITKDFIAITTVSYERYEQFKQRLEEVLEIFESIYKPSLYTRIGLRYQDLIIRSKLGIEDKDWSELIAKHIASELYEPNLSSSIQTIVKSLVLKTEGGQINLNHGLVNVKEPQKNNDEIAYLFDSDFYTEQKIGGKRDVWNVLNQFNQSAGRLFRWSITDTLHNAMQPQPLESEV, via the coding sequence ATGAACTTGCCTGAGTTTGAGCGTGTAATTTACAAGCACAACCCTCTTGTGGAGGTTGTGTGTCAATTGCGCTTTCCTACCATACTCAAAATTTCTCATCAAGAGCCAGTTGAGTTTCAAGATATGATTAGGTTTAAATACCCACTTTTTGAAACAACCAGAGCACAACTACCACCAGAGATCTCACAAGTTGTACAACAACTGGGACTACCTCTGCAAAGTGACACTGCATATAGCTTTAAATCAGAAGATCAGAGATGGAGCATTTCTATCACTAAAGATTTCATTGCTATAACTACTGTCTCATATGAGCGGTACGAGCAGTTCAAACAGCGCTTAGAGGAAGTTTTGGAGATTTTTGAAAGTATTTATAAACCATCTTTGTACACAAGAATTGGGCTCCGTTATCAAGATTTAATTATCCGCTCAAAACTTGGAATTGAAGATAAGGATTGGTCAGAATTAATTGCTAAGCATATCGCTTCGGAATTATATGAGCCAAATCTTTCCTCCTCAATTCAAACAATAGTGAAGAGTTTAGTTTTGAAAACAGAAGGTGGACAGATCAATTTAAATCATGGATTAGTTAATGTTAAAGAGCCACAAAAAAACAATGATGAGATCGCTTACTTGTTTGATTCTGATTTTTATACAGAACAAAAGATAGGGGGAAAGAGAGATGTCTGGAACGTACTCAATCAATTCAACCAGTCTGCCGGGAGGCTCTTTAGGTGGAGTATCACAGATACCCTCCACAATGCCATGCAACCTCAACCACTTGAATCAGAAGTATAG
- a CDS encoding ABC-F family ATP-binding cassette domain-containing protein, which produces MLRLEHIRKIYPTGEVLKDVNWEVKPEERVGLVGVNGAGKSTQLKIIMGEVEATAGEIIRPSALKIAHLTQEFDVTPSRTLREEMWTVFTEANQVQDAMHHVHQQMEVADAETLEDLIHKLDKLQRQFEALDGYRLESQIERILPEIGFEPEDGDRLVSSFSGGWQMRISLGKILLQEPDLLLLDEPTNHLDLETIEWLEIYLKGLKTPMVIISHDREFLDRLCTKIVETERGISTTYLGNYSSYLVQKEEGNLALASAYEHQQKALAKQQAFVDKFRASATRSTQAKSREKQLEKIERVEAPLGGVKTLKFHFPSAPRSGRQVALIEDISHSYNDKLLFLGANLEIERGDRIAFLGPNGCGKSTLLRMIMGMELPDEGQIKLGDHNILPGYFEQNQAEALDLQKTVMETIHDEVPDWKNEEVRTLLGRFLFSGETVFKKVAALSGGEKARLALAKMLLTPANFLILDEPTNHLDIPAKEMLEEALQEYEGTVVLVSHDRYFISRVANKIVEIRDGELVVYNGDYHYYLEKLEAEKAEEKRRLAAEQAAKKQAEKRAKQAGKKAEQKSKKVIAP; this is translated from the coding sequence ATGCTCCGACTCGAACACATCCGCAAAATTTATCCCACCGGCGAAGTTCTTAAAGATGTGAACTGGGAAGTTAAACCAGAGGAACGGGTAGGCCTGGTGGGGGTCAACGGGGCCGGAAAATCCACCCAACTCAAGATCATTATGGGGGAAGTGGAGGCCACTGCGGGGGAAATTATTCGCCCATCTGCCCTGAAAATTGCCCATTTAACCCAGGAATTTGACGTTACCCCCAGCCGTACTTTGCGGGAGGAAATGTGGACGGTATTCACTGAAGCGAACCAGGTTCAGGATGCCATGCACCATGTACATCAGCAAATGGAAGTGGCCGATGCGGAAACCCTTGAAGATTTAATTCACAAATTAGATAAATTACAGCGGCAATTTGAAGCCCTGGATGGTTACCGTTTAGAGTCGCAAATTGAGCGAATTTTGCCAGAAATTGGTTTTGAACCGGAGGACGGCGATCGCCTGGTGAGTTCTTTTAGTGGCGGTTGGCAGATGCGGATCAGTTTGGGCAAAATTCTACTGCAGGAGCCGGATTTATTACTGCTGGACGAACCAACAAATCATTTAGATTTGGAAACCATTGAATGGTTAGAAATTTATCTCAAGGGCTTAAAAACCCCCATGGTGATTATTTCCCATGACCGGGAATTTTTAGACCGCCTTTGTACCAAAATTGTGGAAACCGAACGGGGGATATCCACCACCTATTTGGGCAATTATTCCAGTTACCTAGTGCAAAAAGAGGAAGGTAACCTCGCCCTGGCCAGCGCCTACGAACATCAACAAAAGGCCCTGGCCAAACAACAGGCTTTTGTGGATAAATTCCGGGCCAGTGCCACCCGTAGCACCCAAGCTAAAAGCCGGGAAAAACAACTGGAAAAGATTGAACGGGTAGAAGCCCCTCTAGGTGGAGTAAAGACCCTTAAATTTCATTTTCCCTCCGCCCCCCGCAGTGGCCGGCAAGTGGCGTTAATTGAAGACATCTCCCATTCCTACAACGATAAGCTACTGTTTCTCGGTGCTAATTTAGAAATTGAACGGGGCGATCGCATTGCTTTTCTTGGCCCCAACGGTTGCGGTAAATCGACTTTATTACGGATGATTATGGGCATGGAATTGCCGGACGAAGGGCAGATTAAACTGGGGGACCATAACATTTTGCCCGGTTACTTTGAGCAAAACCAAGCGGAAGCTTTGGATTTACAAAAAACTGTTATGGAGACAATCCATGACGAAGTGCCTGATTGGAAAAATGAAGAAGTGCGGACTCTATTGGGACGATTTCTTTTTTCTGGGGAAACGGTGTTTAAAAAAGTGGCCGCCCTCAGTGGTGGAGAAAAGGCCCGTTTAGCCCTGGCAAAAATGTTGCTCACACCGGCCAACTTTTTAATCCTGGATGAGCCAACTAATCACTTAGATATTCCCGCCAAAGAAATGTTGGAGGAAGCATTACAAGAATATGAAGGCACCGTGGTGCTAGTTTCCCACGACCGTTATTTTATTTCCCGGGTGGCTAATAAAATAGTAGAAATTCGGGATGGAGAACTGGTGGTGTACAACGGTGATTATCACTACTATTTGGAAAAATTAGAAGCGGAAAAAGCGGAAGAAAAACGTCGCCTGGCCGCCGAACAAGCCGCTAAAAAACAGGCGGAAAAACGAGCTAAACAAGCCGGCAAAAAGGCAGAACAAAAAAGCAAAAAGGTCATTGCTCCTTAG
- a CDS encoding Rpn family recombination-promoting nuclease/putative transposase, which yields MFDNVCKYLAETFSQDYATWLLGKPVTLTALSPKELSLEPIRADALILEQSEDLVLHLEFQTEPDETMGFRMLNYRVRVHRRFPHKTMHQVVIYLKETGSSLVYQDTFQLGETRHCYRAIRLWEESPEPFLTHPGLLPLAVLTQSQNATEGLRKVALALDTIEDKSTKANLTTAAAVFGGLLVKPDLIRTILRSEIMKESTVYQEILQEGEQRGLLKGKLEGEQQGLIKGKLEGKLEGKLEVAQKLLEKGLSLAEVMSLTGLSADAFKDISDSQD from the coding sequence ATGTTTGACAACGTCTGTAAATATCTCGCCGAGACCTTTTCCCAGGACTATGCCACCTGGCTTCTCGGAAAACCCGTCACCCTCACTGCCCTCAGTCCCAAGGAATTATCATTGGAACCCATCCGGGCCGACGCGTTAATTTTGGAGCAATCCGAGGATCTAGTGTTGCACCTCGAATTTCAGACCGAACCGGATGAAACCATGGGCTTTCGGATGCTGAATTACCGGGTGCGGGTACATCGGCGATTTCCCCATAAAACCATGCATCAGGTGGTTATTTACTTAAAAGAAACCGGATCATCTTTGGTCTATCAGGATACATTTCAGTTAGGAGAAACCCGCCATTGTTATCGCGCAATCAGGTTATGGGAAGAGTCACCAGAGCCATTTTTGACCCATCCGGGACTCTTACCCCTAGCGGTACTGACCCAGAGTCAGAATGCCACAGAAGGATTACGGAAAGTCGCCTTAGCTCTGGATACAATTGAAGACAAAAGCACGAAAGCTAACCTAACCACCGCCGCCGCTGTGTTTGGGGGCTTATTAGTTAAGCCAGACTTAATCAGAACTATTTTACGGAGCGAAATCATGAAGGAATCCACCGTTTATCAAGAAATCCTACAGGAAGGAGAACAACGAGGACTGCTTAAAGGAAAGCTAGAAGGGGAACAACAAGGGCTTATTAAAGGCAAGTTGGAAGGTAAATTGGAGGGGAAGTTGGAGGTGGCCCAAAAATTACTGGAAAAAGGTTTATCCCTTGCAGAGGTTATGAGCTTAACTGGATTAAGTGCTGATGCTTTCAAAGATATCTCGGACTCCCAAGATTAA
- a CDS encoding glycoside hydrolase family 13 protein translates to MVITPDWVKKAVFYQIFPDRFAIGQQQAIAVAQQPKLEPWDTPPTVEGYKGGNLWGVIEHLDYLQDLGITALYLTPIFQSACNHRYHTHDYYQVDPLLGGNEALQALLAAAHGRGMKVVLDGVFNHASRGFFFFNDILENGPHSPWLDWFYIEDWPLSAYDGSLPANYRGWVDLRALPQFNHDNPDVREYIMRVGEYWIAQGIDGWRLDVPDCVKAAGFWQEFRRRVKAINPEAYIVGEIWRDASPWLGGDQFDGVMNYRFTEPTVAFTIGDRLQKEYLRGEEYRPYPALTAEAYGEKISQLLQRHPWEIQLTQLNLLNSHDTARLLTLANGDRRSVDLALLLMFTFPGAPCVYYADEVGLAGGADPDCRRVFPAKTDWDLNCREFYQQLTALRHRYQCLQLGDYKILAMEGMGYVFQRQYGDEILIVAVNPGDKDVAISLPLEVLDSQLIETVFTINVATEFQSHPSGLLLNLSPQSGMILGLSV, encoded by the coding sequence ATGGTTATTACCCCGGATTGGGTTAAAAAAGCTGTTTTCTATCAAATTTTTCCGGATCGTTTCGCCATCGGCCAACAACAGGCGATCGCCGTCGCTCAACAACCAAAGCTAGAACCATGGGATACACCACCAACGGTGGAGGGCTATAAAGGGGGGAACCTCTGGGGCGTGATCGAACATTTAGATTATCTGCAGGATTTGGGCATTACTGCTCTGTATTTGACCCCCATTTTCCAGTCCGCCTGTAACCACCGTTACCACACCCATGACTATTACCAAGTGGATCCCCTGCTGGGGGGCAACGAAGCGCTCCAAGCCCTACTGGCCGCCGCCCATGGCCGGGGGATGAAAGTGGTACTGGATGGAGTATTTAACCATGCCAGCCGGGGTTTCTTCTTTTTCAACGATATTTTGGAAAATGGTCCCCATTCTCCCTGGTTAGATTGGTTTTACATCGAAGATTGGCCCCTATCAGCCTACGACGGTTCCCTACCGGCCAATTACCGGGGTTGGGTAGATTTGCGGGCATTGCCGCAGTTTAACCACGATAATCCCGACGTGCGGGAATATATTATGCGAGTGGGGGAATATTGGATTGCCCAAGGCATTGATGGTTGGCGCTTGGATGTGCCCGATTGTGTCAAAGCGGCAGGATTTTGGCAGGAATTTCGCCGCCGGGTCAAGGCCATTAATCCCGAAGCCTACATTGTCGGAGAAATTTGGCGCGATGCTAGCCCCTGGTTAGGTGGAGACCAATTTGATGGCGTGATGAATTATCGATTCACCGAACCTACCGTGGCTTTCACCATTGGCGATCGCCTGCAAAAAGAGTATCTACGAGGGGAAGAATACCGCCCCTACCCGGCCTTAACCGCCGAAGCCTATGGGGAAAAAATTAGCCAACTGCTGCAACGGCATCCCTGGGAAATCCAGTTAACCCAATTGAATTTGCTCAATAGCCATGACACGGCCCGACTATTAACCCTGGCCAATGGTGATCGCCGGAGCGTTGACCTAGCCCTCCTGTTGATGTTTACCTTTCCCGGGGCTCCCTGTGTTTACTACGCTGACGAAGTGGGCTTAGCAGGGGGAGCCGATCCCGATTGCCGCCGTGTTTTTCCTGCAAAAACTGATTGGGATTTGAATTGCCGAGAATTCTATCAACAACTGACTGCCCTGCGCCATCGTTATCAATGTTTACAACTGGGGGATTACAAAATTCTCGCCATGGAAGGTATGGGCTATGTTTTTCAGCGACAATATGGCGATGAAATCTTAATTGTCGCAGTTAACCCAGGGGATAAGGATGTGGCAATCTCTCTGCCTCTCGAAGTTCTAGATTCACAGTTAATTGAAACTGTCTTTACTATTAACGTTGCCACAGAATTCCAAAGTCATCCGTCGGGTTTGCTTTTAAATCTTTCCCCTCAATCGGGGATGATTTTAGGTTTATCGGTATAG
- the murA gene encoding UDP-N-acetylglucosamine 1-carboxyvinyltransferase, with product MLQVATPTATEETQTVIEIEGRASLKGEVRISGAKNSALAIMAGTILCSDDCRLSNLPALADIDKMCQILAAIGVKLERDGDRLVVDANGVGHEPAPYELVSQLRASFFVIGPLLSRLGMTKVPLPGGCAIGTRPVDLHVRGLQAMGADVQIEHGVVNASVKGNRRRLTGAKIYLDYPSVGATETILMAATLADGETVIDNAAREPEIVDLANFCRSMGAQIRGDGSSRIVINGVEKLHSTDFPIIPDRIEAATFLCAGAITHSEISLFPVVPDHLASAIAKLREIGPEVAIDAPDRVRLIPRDLRGTDIETLPYPGFPTDMQAQFMALLAVSEGNSVVTETVFENRLQHVAELQRMGANIKLKGNAAFIQGVPFLSGAPVMSTDLRASAALVIAGLAAEGKTIVQGLHHLDRGYEDIVGKLSQLGAKLTRIEQPVSL from the coding sequence GTGCTTCAAGTTGCTACTCCCACTGCTACCGAAGAAACCCAGACGGTCATTGAAATCGAAGGCCGGGCCTCCCTAAAAGGTGAAGTTCGCATCAGTGGGGCCAAGAACTCGGCTTTGGCCATCATGGCCGGCACCATTCTTTGCTCCGATGATTGTCGCCTCAGTAATCTGCCCGCCCTGGCGGATATTGACAAAATGTGCCAAATTTTAGCCGCCATCGGGGTCAAGTTAGAACGGGACGGCGATCGCCTAGTGGTGGATGCCAACGGTGTGGGCCATGAACCGGCCCCCTATGAATTGGTTTCCCAGTTGCGGGCCAGCTTTTTTGTCATTGGTCCCTTGCTATCCCGCTTAGGCATGACTAAGGTGCCTCTACCCGGGGGCTGTGCCATTGGCACCCGACCAGTGGATCTCCATGTGCGGGGGCTTCAGGCCATGGGCGCCGACGTGCAAATTGAACATGGGGTGGTCAACGCCAGTGTTAAGGGGAATCGCCGTCGTTTAACCGGAGCAAAAATTTACCTCGACTATCCCAGTGTGGGAGCCACGGAAACTATTTTGATGGCCGCTACCCTGGCCGACGGAGAAACAGTTATTGATAACGCCGCCCGAGAGCCGGAAATTGTTGACTTGGCCAACTTCTGTCGTTCCATGGGGGCCCAAATCCGGGGGGATGGTTCTAGTCGTATTGTCATCAACGGGGTGGAAAAACTCCACAGCACTGACTTCCCCATTATTCCCGACCGCATTGAAGCGGCCACGTTTCTCTGTGCTGGGGCCATTACCCATTCCGAAATTAGCCTTTTCCCTGTGGTGCCAGACCACCTGGCTTCCGCCATTGCCAAGTTACGGGAGATTGGTCCTGAGGTGGCGATCGATGCCCCGGACCGGGTGCGTTTAATTCCCAGGGATTTGCGCGGTACAGACATCGAAACCTTGCCCTACCCCGGCTTTCCCACCGATATGCAAGCCCAATTCATGGCCCTATTGGCGGTGAGTGAAGGCAACAGTGTGGTTACGGAAACCGTATTTGAAAACCGTCTTCAACACGTGGCGGAGTTGCAACGGATGGGAGCCAATATCAAGCTCAAAGGCAATGCGGCCTTTATCCAAGGAGTACCTTTTCTCTCCGGTGCGCCGGTGATGTCCACGGATTTACGAGCTTCGGCCGCTTTGGTGATTGCCGGGTTGGCAGCCGAAGGTAAGACCATTGTCCAAGGTTTGCACCATTTAGACCGGGGTTATGAAGATATTGTTGGCAAACTGAGTCAATTAGGAGCAAAGTTGACCAGGATTGAACAGCCGGTAAGTCTTTAA